The following proteins are co-located in the Acidimicrobiia bacterium genome:
- a CDS encoding sulfotransferase: MRPAIDERVDRAIAVTGHDDFGDGSWREGLAALLSAAQATARLSEGGWSVIDGYVDHRLENRLKIVDWAAQHPEVRDDPVSAPVFVVGMSRTGTTFLHNLLSSDPGARALLKWEALDSVPPPDGDHLDDDPRVAPSVASTEAMYEAVPELRAMHYEAGDGPTECGILLGQDFRCVDVAGMAFIPDYTAWLFADDTRSAYRFHRLALQVLGSAAPGRWTLKAPYHLMALDALLDEYPDASVVVTHRDPTEAVASTGKLVTLGSAALGEVDRHAMARLWFELLAEMTDRLLDVDARRGDRILHVRYPDLVADPIGTVDAIYAHTGRPMTEQAEAALASYRDDNPQGKHGRVEYSLDEFGLTAGEVDERFSDYRSRFDV; the protein is encoded by the coding sequence GTGCGACCCGCCATCGACGAACGAGTAGATCGCGCCATAGCGGTCACGGGTCACGACGACTTCGGCGACGGCTCCTGGCGCGAAGGGCTGGCGGCGCTGCTGAGCGCTGCCCAGGCGACCGCCCGACTGTCGGAGGGAGGCTGGTCCGTGATCGACGGCTATGTCGACCACCGCCTCGAGAACCGACTGAAGATCGTCGACTGGGCGGCCCAGCATCCCGAGGTTCGCGACGATCCGGTGTCGGCGCCGGTGTTCGTCGTCGGGATGTCGCGCACCGGAACGACCTTCCTGCACAACCTGCTCTCATCGGATCCCGGTGCCCGTGCGCTGCTCAAGTGGGAGGCCCTCGACTCGGTGCCGCCCCCCGACGGCGACCACCTCGACGACGACCCGCGCGTCGCTCCGTCGGTGGCCTCGACCGAGGCCATGTACGAGGCGGTTCCCGAACTGCGGGCCATGCACTACGAGGCCGGTGACGGTCCCACCGAGTGCGGGATCCTGCTCGGCCAGGACTTCCGGTGTGTCGACGTGGCCGGCATGGCCTTCATCCCCGACTACACCGCATGGCTCTTCGCCGACGACACCCGCTCGGCCTACCGGTTCCACCGTCTGGCCCTCCAGGTGCTCGGCTCCGCCGCTCCGGGGCGTTGGACCCTCAAGGCCCCGTACCACCTCATGGCGCTCGACGCGCTCCTCGACGAGTACCCGGACGCCTCGGTCGTTGTCACCCACCGCGACCCCACCGAGGCCGTGGCGTCCACGGGGAAGCTGGTCACGCTGGGATCGGCGGCATTGGGGGAGGTCGACCGGCACGCCATGGCGCGTCTCTGGTTCGAGCTCCTGGCCGAGATGACGGACCGACTGCTCGACGTCGACGCGCGCCGTGGCGACCGGATCCTCCACGTCCGCTACCCCGACCTCGTGGCCGACCCGATCGGCACCGTCGACGCCATCTACGCCCACACCGGCCGTCCCATGACCGAGCAGGCGGAAGCGGCCTTGGCGAGCTACCGGGACGACAACCCCCAGGGCAAGCACGGGCGAGTCGAGTACTCCCTCGACGAGTTCGGCCTGACCGCCGGCGAGGTCGACGAGCGCTTCTCCGACTACCGGAGCCGTTTCGACGTCTGA
- a CDS encoding lysoplasmalogenase produces the protein MNAAAATFLVIAGICAFADWYAVARPSKTLEYVAKPATLAALIVVALLLDPVDDAQRAWFVVALVFSLGGDVFLMLPRDLFVAGLASFLVGHLAYVVGINLTGGDALDVLVAAVVVVAVAAPLALKIVRSVVAVDTKLVGPVVVYILAITAMVVSAVAAGIAWMILGAVLFYASDALIAWNRFVRPAAWMPVAIIVTYHLGQAGLTLGLLG, from the coding sequence GTGAACGCCGCTGCCGCCACCTTCCTGGTCATCGCCGGCATCTGCGCGTTCGCCGACTGGTACGCCGTGGCGCGACCGTCGAAGACGCTCGAGTACGTCGCCAAGCCCGCGACGCTCGCGGCGCTGATCGTGGTGGCGTTGCTCCTCGACCCGGTGGACGACGCGCAGCGGGCGTGGTTCGTGGTGGCGCTCGTCTTCTCCCTGGGCGGCGACGTGTTCCTCATGCTCCCGCGCGACCTGTTCGTGGCGGGACTGGCGTCCTTCCTCGTGGGACACCTCGCCTACGTGGTCGGCATCAACCTCACCGGCGGCGACGCCCTCGATGTCCTCGTTGCTGCTGTCGTTGTTGTCGCCGTTGCGGCCCCCCTGGCGTTGAAGATCGTGCGGTCGGTAGTGGCCGTCGACACGAAGCTCGTCGGGCCTGTCGTCGTCTACATCCTGGCCATCACGGCCATGGTGGTGAGCGCGGTCGCGGCCGGCATCGCGTGGATGATCCTGGGCGCGGTGCTGTTCTACGCAAGCGACGCCCTCATCGCCTGGAACCGCTTCGTACGCCCCGCGGCCTGGATGCCCGTGGCGATCATCGTGACCTACCACCTGGGGCAGGCGGGGTTGACACTCGGTCTCCTCGGCTGA
- a CDS encoding YhjD/YihY/BrkB family envelope integrity protein: MKQFLVRAGKRLSEHPAVAWALAVQKRFSEINGSGLAAAITLRTYLALFPLMVLATAVLGFLSVNVDDLATRIVENLGVTGNAQETVANAVDAAQRSRTAATIVGLLGLVWAGSGIITGFDLAFDSAWRVPGRGLHDRAVGAGWLVGAGAITLVSVGTVALTDDLPWGLSALAVGIAAGLDFVFLMWTSRLLPNRIVPWRNLVLGSAVGAVALGVLKVVGTRIVPGLVARSSALYGSIGVTFALLVWSLFFGRVIVYVACIQVAGWVREHGTELPPVKSGVDPNRPWAPAGESLTGE, translated from the coding sequence ATGAAGCAGTTCCTCGTCCGTGCCGGAAAACGGCTGTCGGAGCACCCGGCCGTGGCGTGGGCCCTTGCTGTCCAGAAGCGGTTCAGCGAGATCAACGGGAGCGGTCTGGCCGCTGCCATCACACTGCGCACCTATCTCGCCCTCTTCCCCCTCATGGTCCTGGCGACGGCGGTGCTCGGTTTCCTGTCGGTCAACGTCGACGATCTGGCGACCCGGATCGTCGAGAACCTGGGTGTGACCGGTAACGCACAGGAGACCGTCGCCAACGCCGTCGACGCGGCTCAGCGGAGCCGGACGGCGGCGACCATCGTCGGGCTCCTCGGGCTCGTGTGGGCGGGATCCGGCATCATCACCGGCTTCGACCTGGCGTTCGACTCCGCGTGGCGCGTGCCCGGTCGTGGCCTCCACGACAGGGCCGTGGGGGCGGGATGGCTCGTGGGAGCGGGCGCCATCACGCTGGTGTCGGTCGGTACCGTCGCCCTGACCGACGACCTCCCGTGGGGCCTCTCCGCTCTCGCCGTCGGGATAGCGGCCGGTCTCGACTTCGTGTTTCTGATGTGGACGTCACGGCTCCTCCCCAACCGCATCGTGCCATGGCGGAACCTGGTGCTCGGTTCTGCGGTGGGCGCGGTCGCACTCGGCGTCCTGAAGGTCGTGGGGACCCGCATCGTGCCGGGGCTCGTGGCCCGGTCATCGGCGCTGTACGGGTCGATCGGGGTCACGTTCGCCCTCCTCGTGTGGTCGCTGTTCTTCGGGCGCGTCATCGTCTACGTGGCGTGCATCCAGGTGGCCGGATGGGTCCGCGAGCACGGAACGGAGCTCCCGCCCGTCAAGTCGGGGGTCGATCCGAACCGGCCGTGGGCGCCCGCCGGCGAATCGTTGACCGGCGAGTAG